A genome region from Pseudanabaena sp. Chao 1811 includes the following:
- a CDS encoding CHAT domain-containing protein: protein MRRVLGLLGLGIFLSGLPIFGVRQEYGWTQTVSDRKAEIEKLNKQGLQQYRQGQFQKALENFQQALSISKQINDRFREGRSLNNIGLVYDSLGQYNKALEFYQQSLRIRKEVRDQSGEGTTLNNIGVVYEGVGQYLKALEFYQQALVVKKALNDRSGESIVLNNIGSTYKQLGQYAKALESYQQALVIVKEIKDGNAEGIILNGIGSIYENLGQYTKALNIYQQALEINKQVKNLAAESSTLTNIGSAYSNLEKYDQALNFYQKALVIAQKIGDRSSESTVLNNLGWTYRNLKKSDQALNAYQQALVISKEIGDVDGEGVTLGNIGITYRELKQYNKAIESYQQAIAINQKVGDRHSEANNLANMSIVLFLQSQPELAILFYKKSVNTYEAIRKDIKNLTQESQQSFTSTVTYTYLNLADLLIEKGRITEALQVLDLLKIQELEDYLKNIKGNDITAQGLRLLEPEKAISNKLLAISLEQIPELNQQLASQIQQLSKSEINKVPPYFQNIPKGTALIYPFILDDRLELIIYTPNTLPINRTIPIKKEELQQLVNEFRGTLQDYGSEDIKTSGKKLYDLLIKPIEAELQQSNTMTILYAPDRFLRYIPLAALYDGKQYLVEKYRINNLIAYSLFDGNQKAISNVRIYAGAFGGKAGERKFGQNTLPASIPEVELITSIFPNSQKYIEQNFTDKTTKEKVAGNTIIHFATHALFNSDNPFDSYVLFGDGSKITLAEISDLPLKNTELVVLSACQTGLGGTLGTGAEILGFGYQVQRAGAKASIASLWIVSDDGTKLLMQEFYKNVQKGNMATSAALRDAQLSMIRRPMKEREINYNHPYFWSAFVVIGNGL, encoded by the coding sequence ATGCGGAGAGTTTTGGGCTTATTAGGGTTAGGAATTTTTTTGTCTGGTTTACCTATATTTGGGGTAAGACAAGAGTATGGCTGGACACAAACAGTAAGCGATCGCAAGGCTGAGATTGAGAAGTTAAATAAACAAGGACTTCAACAATATCGTCAAGGGCAATTCCAGAAGGCATTAGAAAACTTTCAGCAGGCTTTATCTATTAGCAAACAGATTAATGATCGCTTTAGAGAAGGGCGTTCTCTTAACAATATTGGTTTAGTTTATGACAGCCTTGGACAATACAACAAAGCATTAGAATTTTATCAGCAGTCTCTAAGAATTAGGAAAGAAGTTCGTGATCAATCTGGAGAAGGGACAACTCTAAACAATATTGGTGTAGTTTACGAAGGTGTTGGACAATATTTAAAAGCGCTAGAGTTCTACCAACAAGCTCTTGTAGTCAAAAAAGCCCTTAATGATCGCTCTGGTGAAAGTATTGTCCTTAATAATATTGGATCAACTTACAAACAACTTGGACAATATGCCAAAGCTTTAGAGTCTTATCAGCAAGCTCTTGTAATCGTTAAGGAAATTAAAGATGGCAATGCTGAAGGCATAATTCTCAATGGAATTGGCTCAATTTACGAAAACCTTGGTCAGTATACTAAAGCCTTAAATATTTACCAACAAGCTTTAGAAATCAACAAACAAGTTAAAAATCTTGCTGCTGAATCCTCAACTCTCACCAACATAGGTTCGGCTTATAGTAATCTCGAAAAGTATGATCAAGCTCTAAATTTTTATCAAAAAGCCCTTGTAATCGCGCAGAAAATTGGCGATCGCTCTAGTGAAAGTACAGTCCTAAATAACCTTGGCTGGACTTACAGGAATCTTAAAAAATCGGATCAAGCTTTAAATGCTTACCAGCAAGCTCTTGTAATTTCCAAGGAAATTGGTGATGTCGATGGTGAAGGTGTTACCCTCGGTAATATTGGTATCACGTATAGAGAGCTTAAGCAATATAACAAGGCGATAGAGTCTTATCAGCAAGCTATTGCTATTAATCAAAAAGTTGGCGATCGCCATAGTGAGGCTAATAATCTAGCCAATATGAGCATTGTTCTCTTTCTACAATCACAACCAGAACTCGCAATCCTCTTTTACAAAAAATCTGTCAATACTTATGAAGCAATTCGCAAAGATATTAAGAATCTCACTCAAGAAAGTCAGCAATCTTTTACTAGTACTGTTACCTATACCTATCTGAATTTAGCTGATCTTCTCATCGAAAAAGGACGTATCACAGAAGCATTACAAGTTCTAGATCTGCTAAAAATTCAAGAACTTGAAGATTATCTCAAAAATATCAAAGGTAACGACATCACTGCACAAGGATTGAGACTTTTAGAGCCAGAAAAGGCTATTAGCAATAAGCTATTAGCTATTAGCTTGGAGCAGATTCCTGAACTAAATCAACAACTAGCTAGCCAGATTCAACAACTATCCAAATCAGAAATCAACAAAGTCCCCCCATACTTCCAAAATATCCCCAAAGGCACAGCCCTAATTTATCCATTTATTCTTGATGATCGTCTCGAACTAATCATCTATACCCCCAACACCTTACCAATCAATCGCACCATTCCCATTAAAAAAGAAGAACTCCAACAACTAGTAAATGAATTTCGGGGTACTCTACAAGATTATGGTTCTGAAGACATCAAAACATCAGGTAAAAAACTCTACGACCTCCTGATCAAACCTATCGAAGCTGAACTCCAACAGTCCAATACGATGACTATTCTCTATGCCCCTGATAGGTTTCTACGCTATATACCTCTTGCTGCACTCTATGATGGCAAACAGTACTTAGTAGAGAAATACCGTATTAATAACTTGATCGCCTATAGCCTCTTTGACGGCAATCAAAAAGCAATCTCTAACGTCCGCATCTATGCTGGTGCATTTGGCGGCAAAGCGGGGGAGAGAAAATTTGGGCAAAATACGCTTCCCGCTTCTATTCCTGAAGTTGAACTGATAACTTCTATTTTTCCCAATAGTCAAAAATATATCGAACAAAATTTCACTGATAAAACAACTAAGGAAAAAGTAGCTGGCAACACGATTATTCACTTTGCCACCCATGCTTTATTCAACTCTGACAACCCTTTTGATTCCTATGTGCTATTTGGTGATGGCAGCAAAATCACCCTTGCCGAGATTAGTGACTTACCTTTAAAGAATACAGAGTTAGTAGTGCTAAGTGCCTGTCAGACAGGACTCGGTGGTACATTAGGCACGGGTGCAGAAATCTTAGGCTTTGGCTATCAAGTCCAACGCGCAGGGGCAAAAGCTTCTATTGCTTCTTTATGGATAGTATCCGATGATGGTACAAAGCTACTCATGCAGGAATTCTATAAGAACGTGCAAAAGGGAAATATGGCAACTTCTGCGGCACTGCGAGATGCCCAACTCAGCATGATTCGCCGACCGATGAAAGAGCGTGAAATAAATTACAATCACCCTTATTTCTGGTCTGCCTTTGTGGTGATTGGCAATGGGTTATAG
- a CDS encoding putative toxin-antitoxin system toxin component, PIN family, whose protein sequence is MKVVLDTNVWVSAWLWRGLPNNLIHLARREEIQICISESLLAELENTLSYKKLQQKIQSLNLTKEQLLIGTREITYIYPIEELIVPDLRDPDDTVVLATAIAASVEVIITGDRDLLILQEYQNMQIMTATDFLEQYFSL, encoded by the coding sequence ATGAAAGTGGTTTTGGATACAAATGTCTGGGTGTCAGCTTGGCTGTGGCGAGGATTACCTAACAATCTAATTCACTTAGCTAGAAGAGAAGAGATTCAGATTTGTATATCTGAGTCTTTATTAGCTGAACTAGAAAACACGTTGTCTTACAAAAAACTTCAGCAAAAAATACAATCACTTAATTTGACAAAAGAGCAATTATTGATAGGAACCAGAGAAATTACTTATATCTATCCAATTGAAGAATTAATTGTTCCAGATCTGCGAGATCCAGATGATACTGTTGTTTTAGCTACGGCGATCGCAGCTAGCGTTGAAGTCATTATTACAGGCGATCGCGATTTGTTGATCTTGCAGGAATACCAAAACATGCAGATTATGACTGCTACAGATTTTTTGGAACAGTATTTTAGTTTGTAG
- a CDS encoding RluA family pseudouridine synthase, giving the protein MILGSEGDQVSYWYEGICPYSGELLRLPRTLQAEAIAKRLMQELGHISPKNAEGKMYGVLLAKSSRGERLVLKAFSGLLNGKSHLEGWVPPIAGREKVAIEESITLSKLAAIKRELIELSEIPERREYEQKSQEYAVQLQALRDRHQVSKQERQVKRSQLLASLTGKELEIALKDLDRESQQEKITRRDFRRDRDRVLLPLKAMIVEADSKMQILKQQRRELSRTLQTQMHNAYVLTNFAGETRSLRELITEGVMPTGMGDCCAPKLLHYAATHDLIPLAMAEFWWGHPSPDGYKIQGEFYGACVERCQPLMGFLLSGRRASTIPPATKTAKQPLSIIYEDEYLIAIAKPTELLSIPGRYFDTQDSVLSRLRQSFGTDVPIYPVHRLDRQTSGVLLFARDLEALRSLSKQFQKREIHKIYEALLSGKIDREQGTIDLPLWGNPENRPYQQVDWQRGKPSVTKFRLLGQVGNYSRIEFIPLTGRTHQLRVHSADPQGLGVPILGDRLYGCHAATSRLHLHARELTFKHPRSQEYIHLQIPVPF; this is encoded by the coding sequence ATGATACTTGGTTCAGAGGGCGATCAGGTAAGCTATTGGTATGAAGGAATTTGCCCCTATAGCGGTGAATTATTGCGTTTACCACGAACTTTGCAAGCGGAGGCGATCGCTAAAAGGCTGATGCAGGAACTTGGTCACATTTCTCCCAAAAATGCAGAAGGGAAAATGTATGGAGTGCTACTAGCAAAATCATCAAGGGGTGAAAGATTAGTTCTAAAGGCTTTTTCGGGGTTGTTAAATGGCAAAAGCCATCTCGAAGGATGGGTTCCTCCCATTGCAGGTCGAGAGAAAGTTGCCATTGAGGAATCTATTACTTTAAGTAAATTAGCGGCAATTAAACGGGAATTAATCGAGTTAAGTGAAATTCCTGAACGTCGAGAATATGAGCAGAAATCTCAGGAATATGCCGTCCAGTTGCAAGCTTTGCGCGATCGCCATCAAGTTTCTAAACAAGAACGACAAGTTAAGCGATCGCAATTATTAGCATCCTTAACAGGAAAAGAGTTGGAAATTGCACTCAAGGATTTGGATAGGGAAAGTCAACAAGAAAAGATAACAAGGCGCGATTTTAGACGCGATCGCGATCGGGTTTTGTTGCCCTTAAAAGCAATGATTGTAGAGGCTGACAGCAAAATGCAAATTCTTAAACAACAGCGGCGAGAGTTATCGCGCACTTTGCAAACCCAAATGCACAATGCCTATGTGTTAACTAATTTCGCAGGAGAAACGCGATCGCTACGGGAATTAATTACGGAAGGAGTAATGCCCACAGGAATGGGAGATTGCTGCGCTCCAAAGTTACTGCACTATGCCGCAACCCATGACCTGATACCTTTGGCAATGGCAGAGTTTTGGTGGGGACACCCTTCCCCCGATGGTTATAAAATCCAAGGTGAGTTTTATGGTGCTTGTGTAGAGAGATGTCAGCCATTAATGGGATTTTTATTGTCAGGAAGAAGAGCCTCAACTATCCCACCTGCGACAAAGACTGCGAAGCAGCCTTTGTCAATCATCTATGAAGATGAGTACCTAATTGCGATCGCGAAACCGACCGAACTTCTCTCTATCCCTGGACGGTATTTCGATACTCAAGACAGCGTGCTAAGTAGATTACGGCAATCCTTCGGTACAGATGTTCCCATTTATCCAGTACATCGCCTCGATCGCCAAACCTCAGGTGTTTTATTATTTGCCCGTGATTTGGAAGCTCTTCGCTCTTTGAGTAAACAATTTCAAAAGCGAGAAATCCACAAAATTTATGAAGCATTGCTATCAGGAAAGATTGATCGTGAGCAGGGGACAATTGATTTACCTCTGTGGGGTAATCCCGAAAATCGCCCCTATCAACAGGTAGACTGGCAGAGGGGTAAGCCTAGCGTGACCAAGTTTCGCTTGCTAGGGCAGGTCGGGAATTATTCACGGATAGAATTTATTCCTTTAACAGGACGAACTCATCAATTGCGAGTTCACTCTGCTGATCCTCAAGGTTTAGGTGTACCAATTTTAGGCGATCGCCTGTATGGTTGTCATGCAGCAACAAGTCGCCTACATCTCCATGCGCGGGAGTTAACGTTCAAACATCCGCGATCGCAAGAGTATATCCATTTGCAAATACCTGTTCCTTTTTAA
- a CDS encoding protein adenylyltransferase SelO — protein sequence MSHPSNPFLNLNYEPAIESLADYHDVVTAAEFPLHKLRWRNDDILTTLGLESSRVSDDDFIEAFGHFRAVRPFLALRYHGYQFGEYNPQLGDGRGFIYGQVRGIDGELYDFGTKGSGRTPYSRTADGRLTLKGGVREIIASEALHRMGVKTSRCLSLVETGEELYRGDEPSPTRSSVMVRFSRSHIRFGTFERLRWIGRDDLARKLLDHVLQVYYPHIWGKENQDSIFYLELVERVARLCAQWMAVGFCHAVLNTDNMSITGESFDYGPFAFIPTYDLRFTAAYFDYAGRYSYANQPAACYWNLEKLQDPLSMVMDKDDMQSSLQKFKDFYREAYCEMMLKRLGFASLSEPETEDLIGATLELLSSVQAIGYNQFFVKLRQSFQPNWREDAGNIFADHDWELTEAQLPLLEKWREVYHQLLIRQPITELENIAKQLQQANPTVIFLRPKIEEVWERITVDDDWQPFYDAIAQLKI from the coding sequence ATGAGTCACCCTAGCAACCCTTTCCTTAATCTCAACTACGAACCTGCGATCGAATCCCTAGCAGACTATCACGATGTCGTTACTGCTGCCGAATTTCCACTTCATAAATTGAGGTGGCGTAATGATGATATTTTAACAACTCTAGGGCTTGAAAGCTCACGGGTAAGTGATGATGACTTTATCGAAGCCTTTGGGCATTTTCGGGCTGTACGCCCATTCTTAGCCCTACGTTATCACGGCTATCAATTTGGCGAATATAATCCCCAACTCGGCGATGGGCGGGGCTTTATCTATGGACAGGTGCGTGGCATTGATGGTGAACTCTATGATTTTGGAACTAAAGGATCAGGTCGTACTCCCTATTCCCGTACTGCGGATGGTCGGCTCACCCTTAAGGGAGGTGTGCGTGAAATCATTGCCTCAGAAGCCCTCCATCGGATGGGTGTCAAAACTTCTCGATGCCTTAGCCTCGTTGAGACTGGTGAAGAACTCTATCGTGGCGATGAACCATCACCTACTCGATCATCGGTGATGGTGCGCTTTTCGCGATCGCATATTCGTTTCGGTACATTCGAGCGATTGCGCTGGATTGGACGCGATGATCTTGCACGGAAACTACTCGACCATGTTTTGCAGGTTTACTACCCCCATATCTGGGGCAAAGAAAATCAAGATAGTATCTTTTATCTGGAACTAGTGGAACGAGTTGCTAGGCTTTGCGCTCAATGGATGGCAGTAGGATTTTGCCATGCAGTTCTCAATACCGATAATATGTCGATTACGGGTGAAAGTTTTGATTATGGGCCTTTTGCCTTCATTCCCACCTACGATCTGCGTTTTACGGCAGCATATTTTGACTATGCAGGACGCTATAGCTATGCCAATCAACCTGCTGCTTGCTATTGGAACTTAGAAAAGCTACAAGATCCTCTCAGTATGGTGATGGATAAGGATGACATGCAATCCTCATTACAAAAATTCAAAGACTTCTATCGGGAAGCCTATTGCGAAATGATGCTGAAGCGATTGGGTTTTGCCAGTCTCTCTGAACCTGAAACCGAAGATTTAATCGGCGCAACCTTAGAACTATTGTCAAGTGTGCAAGCGATCGGTTATAACCAGTTCTTCGTCAAGCTCCGTCAATCTTTTCAACCCAATTGGCGCGAAGATGCAGGTAATATTTTTGCTGATCATGATTGGGAACTTACGGAGGCGCAGTTACCTTTGTTAGAGAAATGGCGCGAGGTTTATCATCAACTACTGATCCGTCAACCGATCACCGAATTAGAAAATATCGCCAAGCAACTCCAGCAAGCTAATCCTACAGTTATTTTCCTCCGTCCCAAAATTGAGGAGGTTTGGGAACGGATTACCGTTGATGATGATTGGCAACCTTTTTACGATGCGATCGCCCAATTAAAAATTTAG
- a CDS encoding CHAT domain-containing protein, which yields MKKICSAAILTLALGFPVPMVLTDLAQAQSTQSRQMDADRLATQGSQLFRTNRYPEALQAYEQALQIYRELRDRSAESVMLNNIGLSHFRQRQYQKAIDFYQQSLVIKQQIGDHKGEGTSLSNIGAAYNSLRQYEKAIDFFQKSLVIRQQIGDRKAEGTSLNNLASAYRNLKQYQKAADFYQQALAVFQQIGDRDGESGALGDLGSTYRNLGQYQKALDLYQQSLALFRQLGNPQGESYALSDLGDVYRSLGQYQQSIDSYTKALAVVRKLGDRNSEKNLLNDLGTAYMIVGNYRQAVDFYQRSLVIAQQVKDLNGEGNSLIGIGNGYNSLGQYQKAIEFYQQALALKKQEGDQQGEAKILGNLASTYEYLGNYKKSIEFNLQSIALFEKIGDREGLGKSLNNVGVSYSNLGDYPKAIDFHQRSLAISKQLSYTQGEAKASNNLGNIYRSLGQVPKAIELYQQSLAINRNNGNRDGEGISLGNLGNSYISLNQFSKAAEFYQQALGIFKQTGDRSKEGISLSNLGYTFSNLNQTELAILFYKQSINVRESIRKDIRGLTKEEQKSYLNTVEVTYRRLADLLLKQGRIMEALQVLDLLKVQELEDYLKNIKGSDRSAQGVSLLAPEKAISDKLSASFDNSQEINSQLANQIQKLPQSEINKVPDYLQKIPKNTVLIYPLILDDRLEVILFSPNTLPISRTVKITKEKLEALVSEFKATLIDGGSEDYQVSAIALYNLLIKPIESELAQAQAQTIFYAPDGILRYVPLAALSDGKQWLSEKYRINNLVAYTLSDFAPKPKLQPSILAGAFGGKAGERKLGQAGLPATIKEVQAIASSFPDAVTLLENNFSRQSTEAKFKNHNILHFATHAEFNTGEPDDSFIIFGNGDKIRLSEITDWQIPNVELIVLSACQTGVGKLGSGVEILGFGYQVQKAGAKQAIASLWSVDDAGTQALMEVFYKELKKGDVSTTEALHRAQVSLIKSEKFSHPKYWSAFFAIGNGL from the coding sequence ATGAAGAAGATTTGTAGTGCGGCAATTTTGACTTTGGCATTGGGGTTTCCTGTGCCGATGGTATTAACAGATTTAGCTCAAGCGCAATCTACCCAATCTCGCCAAATGGACGCAGATCGATTGGCAACTCAAGGGAGTCAACTATTTCGCACCAACCGTTATCCAGAAGCCTTACAAGCTTACGAACAAGCACTACAGATTTATCGAGAGCTTAGAGATCGCAGTGCTGAGTCAGTAATGCTCAATAATATCGGGTTAAGCCATTTCCGACAGAGACAGTATCAGAAAGCGATTGACTTCTATCAGCAATCCTTAGTGATCAAACAGCAAATTGGCGATCACAAAGGGGAAGGGACTTCCCTTAGCAACATTGGTGCGGCATATAACAGCCTTAGACAATACGAAAAAGCAATTGATTTCTTTCAGAAGTCTTTAGTGATTAGACAGCAAATTGGCGATCGCAAGGCTGAGGGAACTTCACTCAATAATTTAGCGAGTGCCTATAGAAATCTCAAGCAATATCAAAAAGCAGCCGATTTCTACCAGCAAGCTTTAGCTGTGTTTCAACAAATTGGCGATCGCGATGGTGAAAGTGGTGCGCTTGGTGATTTAGGCAGTACCTATAGAAATCTTGGACAGTACCAAAAAGCGCTTGATCTCTATCAGCAGTCGCTAGCCCTGTTTCGGCAACTTGGTAATCCGCAAGGCGAAAGCTATGCTCTTAGCGATCTAGGAGATGTTTATCGTAGTTTGGGACAGTATCAGCAATCAATTGATTCCTATACAAAGGCTTTAGCCGTTGTGCGCAAGTTGGGCGATCGCAATAGTGAAAAAAACTTGCTCAACGATTTGGGAACTGCTTATATGATCGTAGGGAATTATCGACAAGCAGTTGATTTTTACCAACGTTCCTTAGTAATTGCACAGCAGGTTAAAGATCTCAACGGTGAAGGAAATTCGTTGATTGGTATTGGAAATGGCTACAACAGTCTCGGTCAATATCAAAAAGCAATTGAGTTTTATCAACAAGCCTTAGCGCTGAAAAAGCAAGAGGGTGATCAGCAAGGTGAGGCGAAGATACTCGGTAACTTGGCTAGCACCTATGAGTACCTTGGTAACTACAAGAAGTCCATCGAGTTCAACTTGCAATCGATCGCGCTCTTTGAAAAAATAGGCGATCGTGAAGGGCTGGGCAAATCGCTAAACAATGTCGGCGTTTCCTATAGTAATTTGGGCGATTATCCAAAAGCGATCGACTTTCATCAAAGATCCCTAGCCATATCTAAGCAACTTAGCTATACACAGGGCGAAGCTAAGGCATCCAATAATCTTGGTAATATCTATCGTAGTTTAGGACAAGTCCCCAAAGCGATCGAGCTATATCAGCAGTCCTTAGCAATTAATCGCAACAATGGTAATCGTGATGGTGAAGGTATATCCCTTGGCAACCTAGGTAATTCTTATATTAGCCTCAATCAGTTTTCTAAAGCAGCCGAATTCTATCAACAGGCTCTAGGTATTTTTAAACAAACTGGCGATCGCAGTAAGGAAGGTATATCGCTGAGTAATCTGGGCTATACATTTTCTAACCTCAATCAAACGGAATTAGCAATTCTTTTTTACAAACAGTCAATTAATGTCCGCGAATCGATTCGTAAAGATATTCGCGGACTTACCAAAGAAGAACAAAAATCCTACTTAAATACTGTCGAGGTTACTTACCGTCGCCTTGCGGATCTACTTCTAAAACAAGGACGAATCATGGAAGCCTTACAGGTTCTCGATTTGCTGAAAGTCCAAGAATTGGAAGATTATCTTAAAAATATTAAAGGTAGCGATCGCTCGGCGCAGGGAGTAAGCCTATTAGCACCAGAGAAGGCGATTAGCGATAAACTATCAGCGAGCTTTGACAATAGCCAAGAAATCAATAGCCAACTTGCCAATCAGATCCAAAAGCTTCCTCAATCAGAAATCAACAAAGTTCCTGATTACCTCCAGAAAATCCCAAAAAACACTGTTCTCATTTATCCTTTGATCTTGGATGATCGGCTTGAGGTGATTCTCTTTTCACCAAACACATTGCCAATTAGTCGTACCGTTAAAATTACTAAAGAAAAACTTGAAGCTTTGGTAAGTGAGTTTAAAGCAACACTGATTGATGGTGGTTCAGAGGATTATCAAGTATCAGCCATTGCTCTTTACAATTTGCTGATTAAACCGATTGAGTCAGAACTAGCCCAAGCTCAAGCGCAAACTATCTTCTACGCTCCCGATGGTATTCTTCGCTATGTTCCCCTTGCGGCACTCTCTGATGGTAAACAGTGGCTTAGCGAGAAGTATCGAATCAATAACTTGGTTGCCTATACTCTGTCTGACTTTGCCCCTAAGCCCAAATTGCAGCCGAGTATTCTAGCAGGAGCCTTTGGCGGTAAAGCTGGTGAAAGAAAGTTGGGACAAGCGGGTTTACCTGCCACGATTAAGGAAGTACAAGCGATCGCCAGTTCATTCCCCGATGCAGTAACATTGCTAGAAAATAACTTTAGCCGTCAAAGCACTGAAGCTAAATTCAAAAATCATAATATTCTTCACTTTGCTACCCATGCCGAGTTTAATACTGGTGAACCCGACGATTCATTTATCATCTTTGGCAATGGTGATAAAATCCGTTTGAGTGAAATTACTGATTGGCAAATCCCTAATGTGGAATTGATTGTACTCAGTGCTTGTCAGACTGGTGTAGGCAAACTTGGTAGTGGCGTAGAAATTTTAGGATTTGGTTATCAAGTACAGAAGGCAGGGGCAAAACAGGCGATCGCCTCACTCTGGTCTGTTGATGATGCAGGTACACAGGCTTTAATGGAAGTTTTTTATAAGGAACTCAAAAAAGGCGATGTCTCAACTACTGAAGCACTCCATAGGGCGCAAGTTAGTTTAATTAAATCAGAGAAATTTAGCCATCCTAAATACTGGTCTGCTTTCTTTGCGATCGGAAATGGATTGTAA
- a CDS encoding trypsin-like serine peptidase — MKIRKWKVGIGLVLGMVMAGLLNWLAYAPVVAQPLSDLLPKEAIAPTQINDLKEIQTNLDGFIPTKLQEVESPIGQDRAVIGVDQRLPMLSREYPWSTVGKIVMIGELGKEYSCTGTLISKSLVLTNAHCVYEKNKFFGRIFFLPNLINGRLRTRADVAIVKNIFTGTKNPALESEDDWAILELDKPLGNKYGFLKWRSLPLAVLKNAKNKISVAGYSGDYPDPKVYRNLTTGKGNTAGVHWQCSILGETDGMLVHDCDTNSGASGSALISKIDGAYHIVGLHAAGRKDRRGRGIENYAVRISRIEAALSKGNR; from the coding sequence ATGAAAATCAGGAAGTGGAAAGTTGGGATCGGATTGGTATTGGGAATGGTGATGGCTGGGCTATTAAACTGGCTAGCCTATGCTCCTGTTGTGGCACAGCCTCTTTCAGATTTGTTACCCAAGGAGGCGATCGCCCCCACCCAGATTAATGACCTTAAGGAGATACAGACAAATCTCGATGGATTTATTCCCACCAAATTGCAGGAGGTGGAGTCTCCAATCGGACAAGATCGGGCGGTAATTGGCGTAGATCAACGTTTGCCCATGCTCAGCCGTGAATACCCTTGGTCTACGGTAGGCAAAATTGTAATGATTGGTGAACTGGGCAAAGAGTATTCCTGCACAGGAACCTTGATCAGTAAATCGCTGGTACTAACCAATGCCCACTGTGTCTATGAAAAAAATAAATTTTTTGGCAGAATTTTCTTTTTACCAAACTTGATCAATGGTCGTTTACGCACAAGGGCTGATGTTGCAATAGTCAAAAATATTTTCACGGGAACCAAAAATCCAGCCCTTGAAAGCGAAGATGATTGGGCAATTTTGGAATTGGATAAGCCTTTAGGTAACAAGTATGGCTTTCTCAAATGGAGATCGCTTCCTTTAGCAGTTTTAAAGAATGCCAAGAATAAAATATCTGTGGCAGGTTATTCAGGCGACTACCCTGATCCCAAAGTCTACCGCAATCTAACCACGGGTAAGGGCAACACCGCAGGTGTCCATTGGCAATGCAGTATCTTGGGAGAAACCGATGGAATGCTCGTTCATGATTGCGATACTAATTCTGGGGCTTCAGGTTCAGCTCTGATTAGTAAAATCGATGGTGCTTATCATATTGTGGGACTTCATGCCGCAGGACGCAAAGATCGCCGTGGTCGAGGCATTGAGAACTATGCAGTCCGCATCAGTCGGATTGAGGCGGCTTTGAGTAAGGGAAATCGTTAG